In the Chloroflexota bacterium genome, CGCGCCAGTCGGCACCACGCGCAATCCTCGATACAGGCCTTGTTGAGCCGCTTCTTCCTCGGCCGGGGCTTAACGTAGTAGGTGACGCCCCCGGCCGCGACCGCGACGATGCCGACCCCGATGAGGATCTCCCAGCCGTTGAGCGAGAGGCCACCATTGGAACTCGGCGGCGATGCGATCGACACGACGCCGCTCGGCGCAGCGGCAACAGGGCTCGCCGGGACGGACGGCGCGACTCCGCCGCCGGATGGAGTTGGAGCCGACGGTGCGGCCTCGAAGATCAACGCGGGGGTGTACGTGTCCCCGCCCACCGTGATCGGGATCGGGATCGAGGCGGCTTGCGTGGTGTCGCCGTTGAGCGGGCGCCAGAACAGCGCGAGCCCTCCTCCGGGGCCTGTCCCGGTCGTGATGTACTTCGTGCCATCGGCGCCTGCCTGGGGCTCGGTGTAAAAACCGCTCGCCGGCGACTCGGGCGTCTCTCCCCCACCGAGCGTCTTGAGAAAGACCTGCGACTTCGTGCCATCCGGAGAGGACCGCGCAAAGAGGAACCACGTCGCGTCGATCCACGACACGTAGCCATCGTCCGGTCCGGCCGTGACGGCCGCGGCGTTGGAACCGTCAACGTTCATCGTCCAGATCCGCGACCCGGACTGACCGTTCGCGCCGAGCCGGCTGTTGGCGAAGGCGATCCTGGTCCCGTCCGGAGCGAAGGCGGGCGAGCCGTTCGAGCCGGACAGGTGGGTCAGCTGTTTCTGGCCCGATCCGTCAGGCTTCATCGTCCAGATCTGGTAGCCCGAAACCACCGAAGTCGAGCCCGAGAAGGCGATCAGGCTCCCTTCCGGAGACCAGCCCGGAGTCCCCGCCGACATGGGTGGACGGGTCAGCCGAACGACCCCGCTGCCATCGATGTTCATGGCGTAGATGGAGTAGCCACCGCCGTCCTCACCGGTGTAGGCGATGCGGGTCCCATCGGGCGAGACCTTGGGCGAGTAGTGGGCGGCCGGGCCCTTGGTGAGCGCACGGCCACCCGAGCCATCGATGTGGAAGCTCCAGATCTGGGCGAGTCCGTCGCGCGTCGACACGGCGATGATCCCAGCCTCGATGCGGACCTGCGGCGGGTTCGCTGCGGAGGTGAGGCTCGCGCTCAGGAGGATCGCGAGTCCGGCCAGCAGCGGCGTCGCCCGGACCACCGTGGCGTTGAGACCCCGAGCCATGGCTGGCCTTTCGCGGCCGATCTCGCAGGAGCGGTGGCACTCGCTCGACGTCGCGATCGCGGCAGGCGGGAGTCTACTCCCCGCCTCTGGCCACGGATAGCCCCCGTCTACCTGCGCCAGCCATTCGCGCGGGGTCGGATCGACAGGCCACGCCCCCCCGAACGAGGAGCGCCGCCTCGACGCCACCACGATGGCGAGATCGTGTCTGTTCATGCCTCACTGTTGGCGAGGATCCACACGGCACGCACGTCCCTCGGTGGTCGTTTGAGCGAAACCTGACACGTCCAATGTGCCTTCGTGCGACCATCGCCCGGTGACGACGTCGCTGCCAGCCGAGTCCCAACTGACGATCGTGCCGCTCACGCCGCAGCGGCTCGACGATCTCGCCACCCTCTTCGACCAGGGCGGCGACCCCAAGTGGTGCTGGTGCGCCTATTTCCGCGCCCGCGGCCGGAGCTTCTCGAACTCCACGGCCGTCGAGAATCGGTCCCTTCTCGGCGAGCTCGCAGATCGCGGTCCAGCGCCGGGTTTGATCGCCTACCGGGACGGCCGGGCCGTCGGCTGGGTCAGTCTGGGACCACGCGAGGACTATGAGCGGCTCGCGTACTCGACGACTCTCGCGCCGCTTGACGAACGTCCGGTCTGGTCGATCGTGTGCTTCGTGGTCGGTCGGCGGGAGCGCGGACAGGGCCTCGCCGGCGCGCTCCTCGATGCCGCCATCGACCACGCCCGTGCCCACGGCGCGACGACCATCGAGGCCTACCCGGCCGACACCGGCGGTGATCGGATCCCGTCCGCGACGGCCTACAAGGGGACGCTCTCGATGTTCGAGCGAGCCGGCTTCACCGTCGTCGCGCGCCGACAGCTCAGCCGGACGACGCCGGTCCGCCCGATCGTCCGTATGGAGCTCTGAGCAGCTCGCCCCGAACGCTGACGCGTAGGATCTGACCTCCACCCCAGTCAGCGGCTGCGTTGGTCCTGCACGTAGAGCGAAGGTCCAGAGAGGGACCTGAGGAGCGCGGCCGCGATCGTGATGGATGTCAACGCGGCGAGCGTGGTGGGCGGCGCCGCATCAGGCTGCCGGCGCGATCGTCGAGTGGAGCGCACCGAACCATGACCCCATCGCTGTGGCGACACGCGGACTTCATGAAGCTCTGGGCTGGGCAAACAGTGTCAGAGCTCGGCTCGGTGGTGACCCGAACGGCGGTACCACTCGTCGCCCTGCTGGTCCTCGGAGCGGGCCCGCTCGAGATGGCGCTCCTGGTCGTCTCGGCGAGCCTCGCGGTGCTTCTCGTCGGCTTCCTTGCCGGCGCCTGGGTCGACCGACTCCGTCGTCGGCCGCTGCTCATCTGGGCCGACGCGATCCGAGCCGTGCTGCTGTTCTCGATCCCCGGGGTGTACCTCGCCGGCGTGCTCCGGATCGAGCAGCTGTACGTCGTCGTCTTCCTCGAGGGCTGCCTCGGGGCGCTCTTCGATGCCGCCTACCCGGCCTACGTGCCGTCGCTCGTGGGGATCGATCGGGTCGTTGATGGCAACAGCAAGCTGGCGACGAGTTCCTCCCTCGCCGAGATCGGTGGCCCCGGCCTGGGGGGCGGGCTCGTGCAGGTGATCGGCGCGCCGTTCGCGATCCTCATCGACGCCATCTCCTTTGTCGTCTCGGTGATCTCGCTGGTCCTGATCCGTACCCCCGAGCCGCCGCGCCCACCTCGAACCTTGCGCACACCCATCCGACACGAGATCCTCGAGGGCTTCCAACTCGTCCGCCGGCACCCGGTGCTTGTCCCACTGACGCTCCGGTCGATCATCGCCCACGTCGCCGGTTCGTTCTACGGCGTCCTCTACACGATCTATCTCATCGAGGACCTGCACCTCAGCCCGGTCCTGCTCGGTGTCGTCATTTCAGCCGGCGGCGTCGGCTCGCTCGTCGGCTCGTTCTTCGCCTCACGGGTGATCGGCCGCCTCGGCTTCGGGCCAGCCCTCATCTGGACGGCCACCGGCGCGTCGATCGTGGGCGTATTGACGCCGCTCGCAGGCGGGCCCCTGCCGCTCGCGGCGCTGATGGTCTTCCTCCCTCAGCTGATCGGCGACGGCCTCCAGACGATCGAGGGCGTGGCCGAGTTGTCGCTCATCCAGGGGGTCATTCCCGACCGGATCCTCGGGCGTGTCAACGCGACCCTCGAGGTCTTCTCGCACGGGATCGCCTACCCGCTCGGAGCGCTCCTTGCCGCCACGCTCGCGGGCTGGATCGGCGTGCGCGGCGGGATCGCCATCGGCTGGGCCGGGATGGCGGTCTCGATCCTGCTGCTCGTGCGATCACCGCTACCCCGCGTCCGGCAGCCCTCGGACGTGCTCGTTGTGGAGGGCTGACCCCGCCCCGCAGCTTTGAATCGGATTGTCGACGGCCGGCAGCATCGGGTGTCGAGCGCCGCTGAGACTGACACGATCAGTGGATCGTGAAGGTTGCCTGACCTATCCGAGCAAGACCAGCTCGCCTGGGCTGTGTCCGCATACACCCGCCCATATGAGGATGCAGGCGACAGGCGTGATCCGCCGGAACACGGAGTCACCCTTTCGCTGGCCGTAGACCCTCGCCGCTATGTGGCCCTCAACAGAATCCAGAGACAGGCCGTCGTCGCCCAACTTGCAGTTCATGGCGTCTCCGCGACTGGCGTGGCCTCCGGTGCGCCCGAGGAGGGCGACTGCTTCTTCAAACACAGCCCAGGGCAGTAGTGGCTGTTTGGCGAGGTTGCTGACCGTGATTCCGTTCTCAGCAATCGAGGCAATGAAAGAGCCTCCCTTGAGGAGGGGTATTCGGGCTGTTGGCCCCACCGATTCAAATCCGCGCTTGATCCGGTCAACCACCGGTGCGGCATCATTGCTCGTCCCGCGCATGACCGGAGGAAGCGTGGTCGCGTGCGGCATGCCAGCTGAGGGAGATCCGAGACCTCTCCTTCGGATCTCCGCAGATCGCCCAGCAACGTCCGTGGCAACGACCGGAGGGTCGTTGGCCGGAGGTCCCCCCAAGCGGCCCATTCCGGACCGGCGAAGGGCCCCTTGCCTTGAACGTGGCCGGGGTCCGAGTGCCATGTCGTACAGCCGGCCGTAGGCGAGATGCGTGAACGGAGGTGAAACCGCCTGATCCAGCGGACCGTTCCGAGATTCGAAGGCTGCGAGGTCTTCAGCCACGCCCTCCAGGATCTCGACCCAGGCGGCGCAGGTCTCCGGCCGGCCAGCACCGATCTGCTCGCGGACGTTCGAGTCGAAGGCAGGACCGATCCGTCCGTCGGTCACGAGGAGAACCGCTTTGGTGATTCCAACGCAGGACGCGGTTCCGTCTGAGGGAAGACTCGAGAAGAGAGCCCCCAGGTCCGCAAGGGCATGGCTCTGCCGCGCCGTCCTGTGAGCGACCGTCAACACCGTCAGATCGCCCAGCCTATCGAGTGGCTCCGCCGCCAATTCGAGCAAGTCCTGAAGGAATGGCGCTCCGTGCTGAGCTTCCGACCTGATCCGACGCATTGTCTTTGGCCGGGTCGCTTGCCACTTGCGCAAGATCTGCCCGAACAGTCTCGCCTTGGCCCGAGGCTCGACCGCAAGCCAGGCGTCCCAGTCACTGACATACCGCGGGTCGAAGCCATCCACAGCGGCCCGGAGCTCCTCGGGTGTCATTCGCCTGATCGCATCGATTGTCATCCGCCACTCCCCAAGCCGAGGCTTTCACCGGCCGACCCCTCTTAAGGTGATCGTCCCCCGCCAAACGTCACGACCTGCTCATCGTGCTCGGGCCGTGCGCCGCCTTGCTCCGCGTGGAGCCGGGGTCGATTGTGCCGCTGGCCGTCATCGACGGTCAGGTTTGTTCGAGGTTGCTGCGACGGCGACGAGCCCGGCACGAAAGGCCGTCGCACCGCCGTTCGCAGGGTGGCGGATGGCCGCTAGGCGCGGCAGGGCGTGGCCAGCATGAAGACCGACGGCGACCACCAGAGCCGGCTGCAGGATCGACATGAGGCGGACAAGGAAGGGTCGGCCGGCCGCGAGTTCATCCCTCGTCGGGGTCCGGTTCGACAAGGGAGTCGATCCGGCGGGATGGGTCGGGCATACGTTCCACAGAATGGTGTCGTCCTCGAGCCCGAGCTCGGCGAGGATGCGATGGACGATCGACGCCGAGTGCTCGACGTGGCCACGTCGATCAAGGCTCGACCAGCGCTCCTGCGGGAGCGATCGTTCGGACGTGAAGGCCACCCCAGAGAAGCGACAGCCCGCGTATCCGGCTGCCTCCCCGACCAGCAGGAGCGCCGGGTGCGGGCGAGCTCGAAGGTGACCTGCCAGATTCGCGAGCCGGATCGCTGGCGCACCTGGTCGGTCGAGGGCTGGGTCGGCGTCGCGATACGGATTGAACGTCGTTCCGATCTGAGCTCGGGCCAGATCGTCGAGCAAGCGATCGAGAGCGTCCATCGCCTCATTATTGCCCAGCGCTCGCCGGAGGAGCGCCTGAGCTTCCTGTCGGAGACCCCTACCCGGGGCCGCGCTCCACACGAGGCTCCCATCGTGTCGGATCGGGGCGACGTCACGAGGCGCGGGGGTCACCTTGACGGCCAACATGGCACGCCCGTCGGCTATCGTTCACGCCAACAGGATTGCCCCGCGAACCTGAGCGCGAGATGGCACCACGGGTGACGAGGCCCGGAGAGGGAGAGTACAGCCATCGCCCACCTCGAAGACTTGAACAAGGGCGCCCTCGTCGCCGGCGTCGTCGCAGTCAACCCGGTGACCGTCGTCGACGTGACCTGGCACGGTTCCGAAGTCCTGACCCTCACGTACCGAACCGCGGACGGCACCGTGGCCGAGCGCCTGATCTACCGCGAGGACGAGCCGCGTCTGAGCATCGTCGAGGAAGGCAAGCCCTGGGCCTTCGACGGCGATGGGGAAACCTTCAAGCTCGCTTCCGAGGCGAAGCGGATCGACCTCGCCTACCTCTTCGACCCGTACGTCGCGGTCAGCACGAGCCTCGTCGAGCCGCTTCCGCACCAGATCACCGCCGTCTACGAGGCGATGCTCCCGCGCCAGCCGCTCTCGTTCCTCCTGGCCGACGACCCAGGGGCGGGCAAGACGATCATGACCGGGCTGTTCATCCGCGAGCTCATCGTCCGGGGCGACCTCCGGCGCTGCCTGATCGTCACCCCCGGGTCGCTCGTCGAGCAGTGGCAGGCGGAGCTTGCCGAGAAGTTCCACCTCGACTTCACCCTCCTCACCCGTGACCGGATCGAGGGCTCGGCGTCGGGCAACCCATTCGCCGACGCGGACCTGATGAT is a window encoding:
- a CDS encoding PD40 domain-containing protein, which translates into the protein MARGLNATVVRATPLLAGLAILLSASLTSAANPPQVRIEAGIIAVSTRDGLAQIWSFHIDGSGGRALTKGPAAHYSPKVSPDGTRIAYTGEDGGGYSIYAMNIDGSGVVRLTRPPMSAGTPGWSPEGSLIAFSGSTSVVSGYQIWTMKPDGSGQKQLTHLSGSNGSPAFAPDGTRIAFANSRLGANGQSGSRIWTMNVDGSNAAAVTAGPDDGYVSWIDATWFLFARSSPDGTKSQVFLKTLGGGETPESPASGFYTEPQAGADGTKYITTGTGPGGGLALFWRPLNGDTTQAASIPIPITVGGDTYTPALIFEAAPSAPTPSGGGVAPSVPASPVAAAPSGVVSIASPPSSNGGLSLNGWEILIGVGIVAVAAGGVTYYVKPRPRKKRLNKACIEDCAWCRLAR
- a CDS encoding GNAT family N-acetyltransferase; its protein translation is MTIVPLTPQRLDDLATLFDQGGDPKWCWCAYFRARGRSFSNSTAVENRSLLGELADRGPAPGLIAYRDGRAVGWVSLGPREDYERLAYSTTLAPLDERPVWSIVCFVVGRRERGQGLAGALLDAAIDHARAHGATTIEAYPADTGGDRIPSATAYKGTLSMFERAGFTVVARRQLSRTTPVRPIVRMEL
- a CDS encoding MFS transporter translates to MTPSLWRHADFMKLWAGQTVSELGSVVTRTAVPLVALLVLGAGPLEMALLVVSASLAVLLVGFLAGAWVDRLRRRPLLIWADAIRAVLLFSIPGVYLAGVLRIEQLYVVVFLEGCLGALFDAAYPAYVPSLVGIDRVVDGNSKLATSSSLAEIGGPGLGGGLVQVIGAPFAILIDAISFVVSVISLVLIRTPEPPRPPRTLRTPIRHEILEGFQLVRRHPVLVPLTLRSIIAHVAGSFYGVLYTIYLIEDLHLSPVLLGVVISAGGVGSLVGSFFASRVIGRLGFGPALIWTATGASIVGVLTPLAGGPLPLAALMVFLPQLIGDGLQTIEGVAELSLIQGVIPDRILGRVNATLEVFSHGIAYPLGALLAATLAGWIGVRGGIAIGWAGMAVSILLLVRSPLPRVRQPSDVLVVEG
- a CDS encoding uracil-DNA glycosylase, which gives rise to MDALDRLLDDLARAQIGTTFNPYRDADPALDRPGAPAIRLANLAGHLRARPHPALLLVGEAAGYAGCRFSGVAFTSERSLPQERWSSLDRRGHVEHSASIVHRILAELGLEDDTILWNVCPTHPAGSTPLSNRTPTRDELAAGRPFLVRLMSILQPALVVAVGLHAGHALPRLAAIRHPANGGATAFRAGLVAVAATSNKPDRR